Within the Aspergillus luchuensis IFO 4308 DNA, chromosome 5, nearly complete sequence genome, the region CCTTCACGAAGCCGAACACAGCACCCACTGATTCGGTGAATAATACATGCTCTATCTGCGGGGCATTCGCTACCATGCAGATAAAGAATGAGGCATCATGAACACATTCCCGTGGACTTGGGGCGACAGTGCCGCCCATGGCCAGTAATGTCTCGAGTGACATTGGGTTTAAGTCGAATCCACTGACAGGAAACCCTTCGCTGAGCAGTTGTATAGCCATTCCTCTACCCATCGCACCGAGACCGATAAACGCGACCTTGGGTTTGCCGTTGACATCTGCCTTAGTCATGGAGGTGGCTCAGCGTAATGGGAACCACTAGAAATGACTCGAGTTCGAGGAGTATTGCCGAAATGCTGCGAGTAGCAAGATATTGGCAATTCTTTGAAACTTCTGGCTCAAGAATGGCGTTCACATTGATTTTTGCATCCCTACAGATCGTTCCAAGACTCCCAGACAACCTCAGAGGTGAAAAACCGATTCAAACTAGTCCCTCCACCACTCCACTATTGCACTACTCACTCCACCtcactccatcactccatcactccatcactccatcactccatcactccatcactccatcactccatcactccatcactccatcactccatcactccatcactccatcactccatcactccaactccacccGCCTCCCATCCCTCTACTTTCTGTGCTGATGTGAATGCACTTTCTCAGACCCAGCTCTAAAATGAGGGGTATGATTAAGTGACCCATCAAACCATATCTGTCCTATCTCCTTAAGCTTTCAAAAGTTAAATTACtatcatatatattaatctaatcaAATTTCCAATACATGTATTAACTAAACttgaaaataaatattattattttcgaatatttataacttcacagaataataaatggagaaagtaaaaattatattatttcattCCTTGTATAAAGTACTATTaactgatattatttataaatttgtCAGATATTATTTGACTGTTGTCCTGTTGTAAAGATTTCCCTACTAGAGACCCTTACCGTCTCCGCCATAGGCCTATTCAGACCAAGCCGGAATCTATCCACCCGTGACATCTTGTCCAAGACGAGCGTGTCCACCCGCAGGACATTCTCGCGATAGAGGGTCTGGGATTTCCAATCATAAGAACAAAGCAGCGCTCGCTGCATACCACCCTCGCTGCCGCAAAGTAGCATTGCCACCGGCGGGCGGCGAGCTCGGAATAAAGTGACGGTCAAGGTATTCGTATCAACCAAGGTGAAGAGCTTGAGCTCTCCATACCGCGAGTTTCGGGCAGCGGACACAAACTGTGCGGTGGATTCTCTGCAAATGGGATCTTTCCCCACGCACTCACCGTTCTGGGATACATGCAGCGAGAGATCGCTGGAATAGGGACTCCACTTCAAACGGCCGAGGTTAATACCGAAGACCAGCTGCTCGATCTCACCAATCTCCATGTAGCCCTCAAATCCGAACAGCCATGGCTGTGACGCCCATGTCTTCCCAACATAAAGAATGGATATTAGGTACGGAGACGCCAACATGACCAAAATATACAGGCCTGTGAATATCCACCCGATCACAGTGAATGCAAGGTAGGCGTCTGTTCCTGTTCTGGACCGGGTAATTGCTAGCGACATCACGCCTATAACAATCCAACCAGGAGTGCTGCGAAGAGCAAATCTGGCCACCGAACGTTTTGCCGTCTTACGCATCAACATGTTGACCGGCTCCAAGGATGTCCAACGAATCGGAGCACCAAAAGCACCACTCATAATCACAGTGTCTTTGCCACCGAAGCCGACAACTTGGCAAAGAGGTTCAATGTCCCAAAGATGACTGCCCCAGAAGTCGTTGATCTCATACCAAGGCTGGTCGATGTTTCGGGGTAGCATGCATACCAGCCTCTCGAGCACCCGATCGCTGTCGTTGGCCCAAGACAACCGACAAAAGGCTTCAAAGGCCGAGTCATTCGGGTTAACACTTGGACGACGTCGTAACAAGCCCATCAGAGCGTACGAAAGGTCTCCGTTATAGTACCTCGTGGTTTCACGGTTCGGAAAGCATTGTAAGGCGATGGAGACCAGCTCGAGAGGGCTTAGTATAATTGAACCTTCATAATGATCAATAAGCTCTCTTGAGACAGTGGTGTCTCCCCAGGCTTCAATTGCGAAGTTCCGCTTCGACAGAACCCGGAAGGAATCTGGGGGACAATCACGCTTGTATATGGAGATTGGTTGGCCCGATGGGCTTAG harbors:
- a CDS encoding uncharacterized protein (COG:S;~EggNog:ENOG410PHBH;~TransMembrane:2 (i552-570o582-610i)), yielding MQSDFELGHIHDHGPGRGSTVSLVSGSMATNFERPDWLAKSPRYYEIYLNPRTYSETHHATYRPGREYKSVEEYRHKDSLGRVWVGRENDRYLSATDGRLVELVVQASEDICHGPANSTWARKRIEESTPTILRVVYSLLGRHLQNNQDAWSRVSMCLEWLPSCVTIAGLLFLPTDLGGELRNNGHYEQFKYHYWGYSTASTNLHEVEPSSTNNLPGPRQYANGISKRPLRPRLLCLPQDDGGIVIVNVEEWEAVHGSLEYLFICYTTEQYSHESNEDMDELHRIAKAATRTAGVAAYWIACSCMPDDDDQFEDIYRISDVVRGAQALVVIIGPSPGLRPEEGEMLRHLGSRLWTFPEVLLSPSGQPISIYKRDCPPDSFRVLSKRNFAIEAWGDTTVSRELIDHYEGSIILSPLELVSIALQCFPNRETTRYYNGDLSYALMGLLRRRPSVNPNDSAFEAFCRLSWANDSDRVLERLVCMLPRNIDQPWYEINDFWGSHLWDIEPLCQVVGFGGKDTVIMSGAFGAPIRWTSLEPVNMLMRKTAKRSVARFALRSTPGWIVIGVMSLAITRSRTGTDAYLAFTVIGWIFTGLYILVMLASPYLISILYVGKTWASQPWLFGFEGYMEIGEIEQLVFGINLGRLKWSPYSSDLSLHVSQNGECVGKDPICRESTAQFVSAARNSRYGELKLFTLVDTNTLTVTLFRARRPPVAMLLCGSEGGMQRALLCSYDWKSQTLYRENVLRVDTLVLDKMSRVDRFRLGLNRPMAETVRVSSREIFTTGQQSNNI